A genomic window from Rubrobacter aplysinae includes:
- a CDS encoding ParA family protein, translating to MIITVTSHKGGVGKTVTAVHLAAYLSWHTGMSNEASTLLVDADPNHNALRWQQRGALPFSVVAEEQAAEHAPKHQHIVIDTQGRPGKDDLEALVQGCDLLVIPSMPDALSLDTLMLTIGELEELGRKDGYRVLLTSVPPWPIRSGSKARRTLEDLGVPLFDAEIRRREAFQKAAIMGVPVYDAKDRRATDGWNDYCRVAEEITTQT from the coding sequence ATGATAATCACGGTCACTAGCCATAAGGGAGGAGTGGGCAAGACTGTTACGGCTGTACACCTTGCCGCTTATCTCAGTTGGCATACGGGTATGAGTAATGAGGCGTCAACCCTGCTAGTGGATGCAGATCCAAACCACAATGCCCTGCGCTGGCAGCAGCGTGGAGCGCTGCCCTTCAGTGTCGTAGCCGAAGAACAGGCGGCGGAACACGCCCCAAAGCACCAGCATATAGTCATAGATACACAAGGCCGTCCAGGTAAAGATGATTTAGAAGCGTTGGTACAGGGCTGTGATCTACTGGTGATCCCTTCTATGCCGGATGCACTCTCGCTGGACACCTTGATGCTAACTATCGGGGAGCTCGAAGAGCTAGGTCGAAAAGACGGGTATCGGGTACTTTTGACTTCGGTGCCGCCTTGGCCTATACGATCCGGCAGCAAAGCGAGAAGGACCCTAGAAGATCTCGGAGTACCACTATTCGACGCCGAAATACGTCGTAGGGAGGCATTTCAGAAAGCAGCCATTATGGGCGTGCCTGTATATGATGCTAAAGACAGACGGGCTACAGACGGCTGGAATGACTATTGCCGGGTAGCGGAGGAGATCACCACACAAACATGA
- a CDS encoding cold-shock protein, with the protein MQHSQHAGGKRRRISLSKHRTEIEQWVSQGRSDEWIGTALGTTSSSVQSFRSRNRIMRPRGGEAPSTPSGEAETLDKPVSVFEGVLDQGEEGYGLWLDPAVADDPRFREGFDGVSDVRVVIEPCRIILKPAPAGDTAQSPDLFSIFGGNDAADAATGGPEKAAGTGWQVDHGTHAAGATGEPGKVKFFDSEKGFGFIVRPGGGDVFFHRSEIRDDRELESGEYVLYEPASSSRGPVAQRVRAVG; encoded by the coding sequence ATGCAACACTCTCAGCACGCCGGCGGTAAGCGTAGGCGTATTTCGCTTTCGAAGCACCGCACCGAGATAGAGCAGTGGGTTTCACAGGGCCGTTCGGACGAGTGGATAGGGACCGCTCTCGGCACCACGTCCTCCTCGGTACAGTCTTTCCGCTCGCGCAACCGGATCATGCGCCCCAGAGGCGGGGAGGCCCCCTCCACCCCGTCCGGCGAAGCCGAGACACTGGATAAGCCGGTGAGTGTCTTCGAGGGAGTGCTGGACCAGGGCGAGGAGGGCTACGGGTTGTGGCTGGACCCGGCGGTCGCCGACGATCCCCGCTTCCGCGAAGGGTTCGACGGTGTGAGTGATGTCCGGGTAGTCATAGAGCCCTGCCGGATCATCCTCAAACCAGCTCCCGCAGGAGATACTGCACAGAGCCCGGATCTTTTCTCGATCTTCGGCGGCAATGACGCAGCGGATGCAGCGACTGGAGGACCGGAAAAGGCCGCGGGTACTGGCTGGCAAGTCGATCACGGCACACACGCAGCCGGCGCCACCGGCGAGCCGGGAAAAGTTAAATTTTTCGACTCCGAGAAAGGTTTCGGGTTTATAGTACGGCCCGGCGGCGGCGACGTATTCTTCCACCGCTCCGAGATCCGGGACGACCGGGAGCTGGAGTCCGGCGAGTACGTCCTCTACGAGCCCGCTTCGAGCTCGCGCGGTCCCGTGGCACAAAGGGTCCGGGCGGTCGGATGA
- a CDS encoding ATP-dependent DNA helicase: MDKPNTTRSLDDTLEAVDALFAADGPLAEIKDGYSPRPEQIQLAKETARAVHGADTLLGDCPTGVGKGLGYLAGGVLAGGKLVVSTATLALQAQLLNQDLPLLRKAVCRLYGYPEEEGFSFAVMKGRSNYLCINRYESTLQQPGMLDGNTLQDLIDFRESTETGDREDLHKPVPASRWLEVASDGEDCAPNACSFREQCFYYAHRDKAASADVIVVNHALLLANAASYGNIFDVGGRHLVADEAHRLEEVMGEAFGLKVSNWRIKYAMRQALKKNEDLKEYTDRAESAGDLFFEGLRENVELGSEEAAPSSYSTLYDSLQSVERLLRNDPREEANNLSFMVMRVRKDLKAFYSDPLASHTYSVVAGRSTDPRRKPYPELRSWLIETGEVFRDEVLGLFADKGKVLVSATLASSRKKGSGGESRGSFRYARERLGLREEDLEAALNAENAELDEDGLPAGACPAGEIRELASPEIFDYSRRALIYTEPASNNTDKPAADLDTVRRTEELVEIAGGNTLVLLSTSRAVRAFQENFETDYPVRFQGEDSPGRLVKWLRETEGGVLVGTRMFWEGCDVSGEALGCVVIDKVPFAAPDDPVIAALVSRAGKDWFRSVTLPKAQVALRQGAGRLMRTATDRGVIALLDPRINTKPWGKAVMNSLPGAPITDSIEDVRRLSGTYFGHRGSAGPEPTDRRDDRRRA; the protein is encoded by the coding sequence GTGGATAAGCCCAACACTACCCGCAGCCTCGACGATACCTTAGAGGCCGTAGACGCTCTCTTCGCCGCCGATGGACCTCTCGCGGAGATCAAGGACGGCTACAGTCCGAGACCTGAACAGATCCAGCTCGCCAAGGAGACTGCGAGAGCCGTCCACGGCGCGGACACCCTGCTCGGGGATTGCCCCACGGGTGTAGGAAAGGGACTTGGCTACCTTGCGGGTGGAGTGCTAGCCGGAGGTAAGCTGGTGGTCTCCACGGCCACTCTCGCGCTCCAAGCGCAGCTCCTTAACCAGGACCTGCCGCTACTGCGTAAGGCGGTATGTAGGCTCTACGGCTACCCGGAGGAGGAGGGCTTCTCGTTCGCCGTGATGAAGGGTAGATCTAACTATCTCTGCATCAACCGCTACGAGAGCACCCTGCAGCAGCCCGGTATGCTCGACGGAAACACCCTCCAGGACCTCATAGACTTCCGCGAGTCCACCGAAACTGGCGACAGGGAGGACCTCCATAAACCCGTACCCGCCAGCCGGTGGCTCGAGGTAGCGTCAGATGGCGAAGACTGCGCTCCAAATGCGTGCAGTTTCCGAGAACAATGCTTCTACTATGCTCACCGCGACAAGGCCGCATCAGCGGACGTGATCGTGGTCAACCACGCTTTGCTTCTTGCGAATGCCGCCTCCTACGGCAATATCTTCGACGTCGGAGGCCGTCACCTAGTCGCGGACGAGGCGCACCGTCTCGAGGAGGTTATGGGGGAGGCCTTCGGCCTCAAGGTGTCAAACTGGCGCATCAAGTACGCCATGCGCCAGGCGCTCAAGAAAAACGAGGATCTGAAAGAGTACACCGACCGGGCCGAGTCCGCCGGTGACTTATTCTTCGAGGGGCTGCGTGAAAACGTCGAGCTTGGCTCCGAGGAAGCCGCCCCATCCTCTTACTCCACGCTCTACGATTCGCTTCAGTCGGTAGAGAGGCTTCTAAGGAACGACCCGCGCGAGGAGGCGAACAACCTCTCGTTCATGGTCATGCGGGTGCGAAAGGATCTCAAGGCGTTCTACTCCGATCCTCTCGCAAGCCACACTTACTCGGTGGTTGCCGGCAGATCGACAGATCCCAGGCGCAAGCCATACCCGGAGCTGCGTTCGTGGCTGATCGAGACCGGGGAGGTTTTCCGCGACGAGGTGCTCGGTCTGTTCGCCGATAAGGGCAAGGTCCTGGTCTCTGCGACCTTGGCCTCCTCGCGCAAAAAGGGCAGTGGGGGAGAATCCAGGGGCTCTTTCAGATACGCCCGCGAGCGGCTCGGCCTAAGAGAGGAGGACCTCGAGGCGGCTCTGAATGCCGAGAATGCCGAGCTGGACGAGGACGGGTTGCCGGCCGGAGCGTGCCCGGCCGGTGAGATAAGGGAGCTGGCATCGCCGGAGATCTTCGACTACTCCCGGCGCGCGCTGATCTACACGGAGCCCGCCAGCAACAATACGGATAAGCCAGCAGCCGACCTCGACACCGTACGCCGCACCGAGGAGCTCGTAGAGATCGCGGGCGGCAACACTCTCGTCTTGCTCTCTACCTCGCGCGCGGTGCGGGCTTTCCAGGAGAACTTCGAGACCGATTATCCGGTCAGATTCCAGGGAGAGGACTCCCCTGGAAGACTGGTGAAGTGGCTGCGCGAGACCGAAGGCGGAGTGCTAGTGGGCACGCGAATGTTCTGGGAGGGTTGTGACGTCTCGGGTGAGGCTCTTGGCTGCGTGGTCATTGATAAGGTACCTTTTGCTGCCCCGGACGATCCGGTAATAGCCGCCCTGGTATCCCGAGCGGGCAAGGATTGGTTCCGCTCTGTTACTCTGCCGAAGGCTCAGGTCGCGCTCAGGCAGGGCGCGGGAAGGCTAATGCGGACGGCCACGGACAGAGGCGTGATAGCCCTGCTGGATCCCAGGATAAACACCAAACCCTGGGGCAAGGCGGTGATGAACAGCCTGCCCGGTGCGCCGATTACCGACTCCATCGAGGACGTGCGCCGACTCTCGGGTACGTACTTCGGCCACAGAGGATCAGCCGGCCCGGAGCCTACGGATCGCCGGGACGACCGCCGCCGGGCGTGA
- a CDS encoding DUF4326 domain-containing protein, protein MAKEQTGSVVYVLSEVPYELYVGRAMPRYHLPESPYANPYKVGRDGDLPKVLELYELHARENIDLETLRLFLWHPSPVLACWCAPKDGTPLTLYSPEICHGQTLLRLAAEGNASLLD, encoded by the coding sequence GTGGCTAAGGAACAAACCGGGAGCGTCGTATACGTACTCTCGGAAGTCCCCTACGAGTTGTATGTCGGGCGTGCAATGCCTCGCTACCACTTACCTGAAAGCCCCTACGCTAACCCGTACAAGGTGGGCCGCGACGGCGACCTTCCAAAAGTACTCGAGCTCTACGAGCTACATGCCCGGGAGAATATCGACTTGGAAACGCTCCGGCTTTTCCTCTGGCATCCTAGTCCGGTACTGGCCTGTTGGTGCGCGCCAAAGGACGGCACACCACTCACGCTCTATAGCCCGGAGATCTGTCACGGGCAGACACTATTGAGGCTTGCTGCTGAAGGCAACGCGAGTCTCCTGGACTAG
- a CDS encoding DUF2800 domain-containing protein — MKNNMNSTMNSAMSQPQLTASRLELADTCPGSQAHKHVQTTGEAAERGTAVHEYIAALLQKEECLLPSDHEAAAVCRKLDPRKIMDTSRPNVYSTLYTELGLYLSPASLAGVPGEAGLLEGEHHRDYSGAPEGSIPGTADVVAVEDTRVVVTDWKTGRGEVPHPADNHQLRFLGLAAARAFSRDEAVIQIGRIGTDGSVDLHAHTLEREDLEAADRELARIAGRVEKARQGEPVYREGSHCKHCLALPHCPAIAGAAQAIMDGPPEELTDRRAARMWEQLQAVEAAAKKTRQALQDYVYAREVSTTEGKVLKVVETRRENIDSAKAYAILLEHLPEETMAQVVTVTKTSLSSGLGKDGQADVIAAFREAGAISETYSESLREVKGG, encoded by the coding sequence ATGAAGAACAACATGAACAGCACCATGAATAGTGCCATGAGCCAGCCACAGCTTACAGCCAGCCGCCTGGAGCTCGCGGACACATGTCCGGGTTCCCAGGCCCACAAACACGTACAGACCACCGGTGAAGCCGCCGAACGCGGCACGGCCGTCCACGAGTACATCGCCGCACTGCTACAGAAAGAGGAATGCTTACTTCCCTCAGACCACGAGGCCGCGGCCGTCTGCCGCAAGCTGGACCCCCGAAAGATAATGGACACGTCCCGCCCGAACGTCTACAGCACCCTCTACACCGAGCTAGGGCTCTACCTCTCCCCCGCTTCCCTAGCGGGAGTACCCGGAGAGGCTGGGCTACTGGAAGGCGAGCACCACCGCGACTACTCGGGCGCTCCCGAAGGCTCGATACCCGGTACAGCCGACGTGGTTGCCGTCGAGGATACCCGCGTGGTGGTGACGGACTGGAAAACGGGCCGGGGCGAGGTCCCCCACCCCGCTGACAACCACCAGCTCCGGTTTCTGGGACTCGCCGCAGCCAGGGCCTTCAGCCGGGACGAAGCAGTGATACAGATAGGACGTATCGGTACTGACGGCTCCGTGGATCTGCACGCCCACACCCTAGAGCGCGAGGATCTCGAAGCAGCCGACCGGGAGCTCGCCCGTATAGCCGGCCGGGTAGAGAAGGCCCGGCAGGGTGAGCCGGTGTACCGTGAGGGAAGCCATTGTAAACATTGCCTCGCACTTCCTCATTGCCCGGCAATCGCAGGTGCTGCACAGGCCATAATGGACGGCCCGCCCGAAGAGCTAACCGACCGGCGCGCCGCAAGGATGTGGGAGCAGCTACAGGCGGTGGAAGCGGCGGCAAAAAAGACGCGCCAGGCGTTGCAAGATTACGTCTACGCCAGAGAGGTATCCACCACCGAGGGCAAGGTGCTAAAGGTGGTAGAGACCCGCCGGGAGAACATAGACTCCGCAAAAGCATACGCCATACTCCTCGAGCATCTGCCCGAGGAGACCATGGCCCAGGTGGTCACCGTGACCAAGACCTCGCTCTCCAGCGGACTTGGTAAGGACGGTCAGGCCGACGTGATCGCCGCCTTCAGGGAGGCCGGGGCTATCTCAGAGACCTACTCGGAGTCCTTGCGGGAGGTGAAGGGTGGCTAA
- a CDS encoding thermonuclease family protein, translating into MERGKTEAEKIAQSAGDTGASGQPGGSRTVTVTRVLDGDTVEIQPAIDGKSDLRLIGVDAPETDSSQPLSAQATNFTSRELEGKQVRLTLGKEMVDPYGRLLGNVSAPGRERLHAELLLELGLSQDLFYEPNTADRPLFESIQQQARSRGVGIWGLSGPQQCALTDRGNGVGAGSPGC; encoded by the coding sequence GTGGAGCGGGGCAAGACAGAGGCAGAGAAGATCGCCCAGTCGGCCGGTGACACCGGTGCGTCCGGCCAACCGGGCGGTAGCCGCACCGTAACCGTCACCAGGGTTCTGGATGGCGACACGGTGGAGATACAGCCCGCCATAGACGGTAAGAGTGATCTGAGGCTAATAGGCGTGGACGCGCCGGAAACGGATAGCTCACAGCCTCTGTCAGCACAAGCTACGAACTTCACCAGTAGAGAGCTAGAAGGAAAGCAAGTACGGCTCACGCTCGGAAAGGAGATGGTTGATCCTTACGGGAGGCTCCTTGGCAACGTCTCCGCTCCCGGACGAGAGAGGCTCCACGCAGAACTGTTGCTGGAGCTCGGCCTATCTCAAGATCTCTTCTATGAGCCAAACACGGCGGACAGGCCCCTCTTCGAGTCCATCCAGCAACAAGCTCGCAGCCGGGGCGTCGGGATCTGGGGCCTGTCTGGGCCGCAGCAGTGCGCCCTGACCGATAGAGGCAATGGCGTGGGCGCTGGCTCACCGGGCTGCTAA
- a CDS encoding CGNR zinc finger domain-containing protein, which produces MSEKAAQTKQAPETLDRVQRFVNTRNRMRGYDHLESSKEARRWLEESGYSPVDSVGDTELARLRELREGLRDILLSHNLGTSLEVTKASSRLNDLVSTTGLGVSFDSAGRPLLCSPFTGTEKAVEDMLIAAIRAGYEGTWQRLKACANKECQWIFYDASKNRSGSWCVMEICGSRVKMRSYRERHSGTPRDAS; this is translated from the coding sequence ATGTCAGAAAAGGCAGCACAGACGAAGCAAGCCCCGGAAACACTTGACCGCGTGCAACGGTTCGTAAACACGAGAAATCGGATGCGAGGCTACGACCATCTCGAAAGCTCCAAGGAGGCCAGGAGGTGGCTCGAAGAATCGGGCTACAGCCCGGTAGACTCAGTTGGAGATACTGAACTCGCACGCCTGCGTGAGTTGCGAGAGGGGCTACGAGACATACTGCTCTCACACAACCTCGGGACATCGCTAGAGGTTACGAAGGCTTCTTCGAGACTTAATGACCTGGTCAGTACTACTGGGCTCGGCGTCAGCTTCGATTCGGCGGGACGGCCACTTTTGTGCTCTCCATTTACCGGCACGGAGAAGGCTGTCGAAGACATGCTGATCGCGGCGATTAGGGCGGGCTATGAAGGAACTTGGCAGCGGCTAAAGGCTTGCGCCAATAAGGAGTGTCAGTGGATCTTCTATGACGCCTCGAAGAACCGTTCGGGTAGCTGGTGCGTCATGGAGATCTGCGGATCGAGGGTAAAGATGCGTTCCTATAGGGAGAGGCACTCTGGAACTCCTCGCGACGCGTCCTGA
- a CDS encoding MFS transporter — translation MSKTTRLALAGLAAIAVAYGFARYGYGLFVPAFREEFGLSTATVGLISSAGYAAYLSAMVLTGFLAGRTGPRLPVVTGTVCAGTGMLLIATAQSALPLVVGVVLAGSSPGFCWAPFSDAVAMLVEGERQGRVLSVVSTGTTFGLAVAGPVVLLTATGSFSDGLGWRYAWAAFAVAALLVALWNARLLPGEPYRKASVETGNGEGVSRTGIGWFLCRRSAPLLGQAFTYGLIAAFYYTYAVDLVRRSGLAEAWGPVLWSLVGVAGVTGVLSGDAVSRFGLKNCLTACLGVLAVSIGALSLTEDSGLLVIVCALVFGASYMPISALLVVWSGNVFHERPATGFSAVLFSLALGSIVGPAILGAVAGIFDLRVAFWCAAALTAVSIALSPSSDIRGTAPKVPADSTEPAA, via the coding sequence GTGAGTAAGACGACTAGACTGGCACTGGCGGGGCTGGCCGCGATTGCGGTGGCCTATGGGTTCGCCCGCTATGGTTACGGCCTGTTCGTACCTGCCTTCCGGGAGGAGTTCGGGCTCTCTACCGCGACGGTGGGGCTTATCTCGAGCGCCGGTTACGCTGCCTATCTCTCAGCGATGGTCTTGACCGGGTTCCTTGCCGGAAGGACGGGACCGAGGCTTCCGGTGGTCACGGGCACCGTGTGCGCCGGTACGGGGATGCTCCTGATCGCCACCGCGCAGAGTGCCTTGCCGCTCGTTGTTGGGGTGGTGCTGGCGGGGTCTAGCCCAGGCTTCTGCTGGGCGCCGTTCTCCGATGCCGTCGCCATGCTGGTGGAGGGGGAGCGCCAGGGCCGCGTGCTCTCTGTAGTTAGCACCGGCACCACCTTCGGGCTGGCGGTGGCCGGCCCTGTGGTACTTCTGACCGCGACCGGAAGCTTCAGTGATGGTTTGGGATGGCGTTATGCCTGGGCTGCATTCGCCGTAGCCGCCTTGCTGGTGGCCCTCTGGAACGCGAGGCTCCTGCCAGGGGAACCATACCGTAAGGCGTCCGTGGAGACCGGGAACGGGGAAGGCGTGAGTAGAACCGGCATCGGCTGGTTTCTATGCCGTAGATCGGCTCCACTGCTAGGCCAGGCTTTCACTTACGGGTTGATCGCCGCCTTCTACTACACCTACGCTGTAGACCTCGTGCGCCGGTCGGGGCTCGCAGAAGCGTGGGGGCCGGTACTGTGGAGCCTCGTGGGTGTCGCTGGGGTGACCGGCGTACTCTCTGGTGACGCCGTCTCGCGGTTTGGCCTCAAGAATTGTCTCACTGCCTGCCTCGGCGTACTCGCCGTCTCAATCGGTGCTCTGAGCCTTACGGAAGATTCCGGGCTACTCGTAATTGTTTGTGCCTTAGTGTTCGGAGCGAGCTACATGCCGATCTCCGCTCTGCTGGTGGTCTGGAGCGGTAACGTCTTCCACGAAAGGCCAGCCACCGGCTTCAGCGCAGTCCTGTTTTCTCTGGCTTTAGGCTCCATCGTCGGGCCGGCTATCCTTGGCGCGGTAGCGGGGATCTTCGATCTACGAGTAGCATTTTGGTGCGCTGCTGCGTTGACGGCGGTAAGCATCGCGCTCAGCCCGAGTTCCGACATTCGCGGCACAGCGCCAAAGGTACCAGCCGACAGTACAGAACCCGCGGCTTAG